One region of Osmia lignaria lignaria isolate PbOS001 chromosome 7, iyOsmLign1, whole genome shotgun sequence genomic DNA includes:
- the LOC117604279 gene encoding uncharacterized protein LOC117604279 isoform X1 has protein sequence MAEVRLYDSTICRLCAEDNGNGELLYMDDTEDPDLSSMVNRYLPLKIRDDGKLPRTICPGCNIQLEATIQFFELLVDGQRKIRELWKHQVEQQRKVERERLRVEKETEGMAESSELDNVSQYNEEDQFEQQIIIKIMPDGSMYAAEHEMSLQMEGLNKPKRKRGRPPKSHAESMSMDLGRGEVMEGISQEEEDKQEEETDDLDGDGRRRRKRKVPKRYMEAVQGKELERIYKEEGVIDEEDDDEPDNFEDSEEQLNISVPDSQEEIIGHLESEEGKDLGELVVVNRGRGRGRPKLRRRKNKFTCQLCGRGFLQRSRYIVHKSFHKGIRYECSECKKLFTNKENLELHQKTTHHTGDSMYQKLEHIQESDSESKRHYPEEEHVSNVLEQTLPEEHDTNRSSENSDSQKTFSCEQCDKLFETKQTCDLHLKMVHERDKLFICTICSKSFTQQTALKTHMAIHEKNKLEKEYPCDICGKILNHPSSVVYHKEAEHNNGRRFVCNKCGKSFKHKQLLQRHQLVHSDDRPYICKSCNASFKTKANLINHQSTHTGEKKYFCEICGQQFAHKTSLTLHYRWHTGHKPYTCEVCHKSFSQNGNLQEHMRIHTGEKPYCCDYCGRKFTTSSQFKLHVKRHTGERPWKCEFCAKCFLHKDTWKCHVRRHKGERPFQCAHCNRGFTEQWALKKHLRLHTGEKPYSCDVCGKTFADCSNLTKHKKVHRETKVSAIGEIEGSPIGEVWQILPSSQESDEHSLTDQMAQVITADDTSGDGIQQIIYVSYQDPDDPNQSRTLHFVDAGIMRNKEEKTNTNQALSHLNVENNGILSNSPHANANNNSADRINVELSESDLQLQITDEEGNPIPLSIQDARQLLSQSQFVNQLNEGQEIRIHPGAITDELTTPLSMHVSQNSDAKDVDISNTIEPKVKNISTIQTDAEAIVKTLEDEDTDANAVATINQMEETEQSGITENEQAIEFTTQDGQKVRLVASYHVDPMHLASEYLTIV, from the exons ATGGCAGAAGTACGCCTTTATGATTCAACAATTTGTCGATTATGTGCGGAAGATAACGGCAATGGAGAGTTACTTTACATGGATGATACCGAAGATCCAGATTTGAGTTCTATGGTCAATCGGTACTTGCCACTCAAG ATTCGAGATGATGGTAAGCTACCACGAACCATATGCCCTGGTTGCAATATACAACTGGAGGCAACGATACAGTTCTTCGAGTTATTGGTGGATGGTCAAAGGAAAATTCGTGAGTTGTGGAAGCATCAAGTAGAACAACAACGTAAAGTCGAACGAGAGCGGCTTCGTgttgaaaaagaaacagaaggcATGGCAGAATCATCGGAGTTAGATAACGTTTCTCAATACAACGAGGAAGATCAATTTGAAcaacaaattataataaaaa TAATGCCAGATGGTTCTATGTACGCGGCCGAACATGAAATGAGTTTGCAAATGGAAGGATTGAATAAACCGAAACGAAAGAGAGGGCGTCCGCCAAAATCTCATGCAGAAAGCATGTCTATG gaTTTAGGGAGAGGAGAAGTAATGGAAGGGATtagtcaagaagaagaagataaacaagaggaagaaacagATGATTTGGACGGGGATGGTAGACGTCGGAGGAAACGTAAGGTTCCGAAAAG ATACATGGAGGCGGTTCAGGGCAAAGAATTAGAAAGAATATACAAAGAAGAAGGCGTAATTGACGAAGAGGACGACGATGAACCCGATAATTTTGAAGATTCCGAGGAACAATTGAATATTTCTGTTCCTGATAGTCAGGAAG AAATAATTGGGCATTTGGAATCCGAGGAAGGGAAGGATTTAGGAGAACTAGTGGTAGTTAATCGAGGTAGGGGTCGAGGTCGGCCAAAATTACGTCgtcgaaaaaataaatttacatgtCAATTATGTGGCCGAGGATTTCTTCAACGCAGTAGATATATCGTGCACAA gAGTTTTCACAAAGGAATAAGATACGAATGTTCAGAATGCAAAAAGTTATTTACAAATAAGGAAAATTTAGAATTGCATCAGAAAACAACGCATCACACTGGGGACAGTATGTATCAAAAGTTAGAACATATTCAAGAATCAGATTCCGAATCAAAACGTCATTATCCTGAAGAAGAACACGTATCTAACGTACTTGAACAAACTCTGCCGGAAGAACATGATACAAACAGATCATCGGAAAATTCCGATTCTCAGAAAACATTTTCATGCGAACAATGCGACAAATTATTCGAAACGAAGCAAACTTGCGATTTACATTTGAAAATGGTTCACGAAcgtgataaattatttatttgtactATTTGTAGTAAGAGTTTTACCCAACAGACAGCTTTGAAAACTCATATGGCCATACACGAG aAGAATAAACTGGAGAAAGAATATCCTTGTGATATATGTGGAAAGATACTTAATCATCCGAGTTCTGTGGTATATCATAAGGAAGCGGAACACAATAATGGCCGACGATTTGTTTGCAACAAATGTGGGAAAAGTTTTAAACACAAGCAACTGTTACAACGTCATCAACTTGTGCATTCGGATGATCGACCGTACATCTGTAAATCTTGCAATGCCAGTTTCAAAACAAAAgcgaatttaattaatcatcaaTCCACCCATACAggcgaaaaaaaatatttttgcgaAATCTGTGGACAACAGTTTGCGCATAAAACTAGTCTCACGCTCCATTACAG GTGGCACACGGGTCATAAACCTTATACTTGTGAGGTATGTCATAAAAGTTTTTCACAAAACGGGAATTTACAAGAGCACATGCGGATACATACAGGAGAGAAACCTTATTGTTGCGATTATTGTGGAAGAAAATTTACCACCTCGTCGCAATTTAAGCTTCACGTTAAACGACATACCGGCGAACGTCCATGGAAATGTGAATTCTGTGCAAAATGTTTCTTGCATAAAGATACATGGAAATGCCATGTGCGTAGACATAAAGGAGAACGTCCGTTTCAATGTGCTCATTGTAATCGCGGTTTTACAGAACAATGGGCTTTAAAAAAACATCTTCGTCTGCATACGG GTGAAAAACCTTATTCCTGTGATGTTTGTGGGAAAACGTTTGCAGATTGTTCGAATTTAACGAAACATAAAAAG GTACACAGAGAAACAAAAGTTTCTGCGATAGGGGAAATAGAAGGATCTCCGATTGGTGAAGTTTGGCAAATTTTACCGAGTTCTCAGGAATCCGATGAACATTCTTTAACCGATCAAATGGCTCAAGTTATTACAGCGGATGATACATCTGGAGATGGTAttcaacaaattatttatgtatCGTATCAAGATCCAGATGATCCTAATCAGTCACGGACTTTACATTTCG TTGATGCTGGAATAATGAGAAATAAGGAAGAAAAAACGAATACAAATCAAGCTTTATCACATTTAAACGTTGAAAATAATGGAATACTTTCTAATTCGCCTCATGCCAATGCGAATAATAATTCAGCTGATCGAATAAATGTCGAACTGTCGGAATCAGATCTTCAGCTTCAG ATTACAGACGAGGAAGGTAATCCGATTCCTCTTTCGATACAAGATGCCCGACAGCTTTTATCTCAGAGTCAATTCGTTAATCAACTTAACGAAGGGCAAGAAATTAGAATTCATCCGGGAGCAATTACCGACGAATTAACAACGCCGTTAAGTATGCACGTTAGTCAAAATTCTGATGCAAAAGACGTGGACATTTCTAATACGATTGAACcaaaagtgaaaaatatttcaactatACAAACAGATGCAGAAGCAATTGTAAAGACATTGGAg GATGAAGATACAGATGCAAATGCTGTTGCCACGATCAATCAAATGGAGGAAACCGAGCAGTCAGGGATTACCGAAAACGAACAAGCGATTGAATTCACGACACAAGATGGTCAGAAAGTTCGTTTAGTTGCTTCTTATCATGTTGATCCGATGCACCTTGCTTCTGAGTACCTGactattgtataa
- the Ntmt gene encoding N-terminal methyltransferase: MEKEENIVEENGFYTAAAEYWEHIPPTVDGMLGGFGFISQIDIKGSTRFLKSLFELKTPPSRTYALDCGAGIGRITKNLLLNHFKHVDLVEQNSKFVEVAKTCLKNYSTRIGNYYSIGLQDFCFTTKKYDVVWCQWVLGHLKKDHLIEFLKKCSMGLKSDGLIVIKENVTTSTNLEIDTKDSSVTRPLSEFYSIFEESDLMCIKEEQQHKFPRGLYPVYMFALKPINKS; the protein is encoded by the exons atggaaaaggaagaaaatatagTTGAAGAAAATGGATTTTATACCGCAGCTGCCGAATACTGGGAACATATTCCACCGACGGTGGATGGAATGCTGGGTGGCTTTGGATTTATTTCTCAAATTGATATAAAGGGTTCCACAAGATTTCTGAAATCTTTATTCGAA TTAAAAACTCCACCATCTAGAACATACGCGCTAGATTGCGGCGCGGGCATAGGAAGGATAACGAAAAATCTATTATTAAATCACTTCAAACATGTTGATTTAGTGgaacaaaattcaaaatttgtagAAGTTGCAAAAAcgtgtttaaaaaattattctacaaGAATTGGCAACTATTATTCTATTG GACTGCAAGATTTTTGCTTTACCACTAAGAAGTATGATGTCGTATGGTGTCAGTGGGTTTTGGGCCATTTAAAGAAGGATCATTTAATAGAATTTCTAAAGAAGTGTTC GATGGGTCTAAAATCCGATGGTTTAATCGTGATCAAGGAAAATGTAACAACTTCTACAAACTTAGAAATTGATACAAAGGATTCATCTGTGACAAGACCTCTGTCTGAATTTTACAGCATATTTGAGGAATCTGACTTAATGTGCAtcaaagaagaacaacaacataAATTTCCACGTGGATTATACCCAGTTTATATGTTTGCTTTGAAACCCATTAATAAATCttga
- the LOC117604279 gene encoding uncharacterized protein LOC117604279 isoform X2, with product MAEVRLYDSTICRLCAEDNGNGELLYMDDTEDPDLSSMVNRYLPLKIRDDGKLPRTICPGCNIQLEATIQFFELLVDGQRKIRELWKHQVEQQRKVERERLRVEKETEGMAESSELDNVSQYNEEDQFEQQIIIKIMPDGSMYAAEHEMSLQMEGLNKPKRKRGRPPKSHAESMSMDLGRGEVMEGISQEEEDKQEEETDDLDGDGRRRRKRKVPKRYMEAVQGKELERIYKEEGVIDEEDDDEPDNFEDSEEQLNISVPDSQEEIIGHLESEEGKDLGELVVVNRGRGRGRPKLRRRKNKFTCQLCGRGFLQRSRYIVHKSFHKGIRYECSECKKLFTNKENLELHQKTTHHTGDSMYQKLEHIQESDSESKRHYPEEEHVSNVLEQTLPEEHDTNRSSENSDSQKTFSCEQCDKLFETKQTCDLHLKMVHERDKLFICTICSKSFTQQTALKTHMAIHENKLEKEYPCDICGKILNHPSSVVYHKEAEHNNGRRFVCNKCGKSFKHKQLLQRHQLVHSDDRPYICKSCNASFKTKANLINHQSTHTGEKKYFCEICGQQFAHKTSLTLHYRWHTGHKPYTCEVCHKSFSQNGNLQEHMRIHTGEKPYCCDYCGRKFTTSSQFKLHVKRHTGERPWKCEFCAKCFLHKDTWKCHVRRHKGERPFQCAHCNRGFTEQWALKKHLRLHTGEKPYSCDVCGKTFADCSNLTKHKKVHRETKVSAIGEIEGSPIGEVWQILPSSQESDEHSLTDQMAQVITADDTSGDGIQQIIYVSYQDPDDPNQSRTLHFVDAGIMRNKEEKTNTNQALSHLNVENNGILSNSPHANANNNSADRINVELSESDLQLQITDEEGNPIPLSIQDARQLLSQSQFVNQLNEGQEIRIHPGAITDELTTPLSMHVSQNSDAKDVDISNTIEPKVKNISTIQTDAEAIVKTLEDEDTDANAVATINQMEETEQSGITENEQAIEFTTQDGQKVRLVASYHVDPMHLASEYLTIV from the exons ATGGCAGAAGTACGCCTTTATGATTCAACAATTTGTCGATTATGTGCGGAAGATAACGGCAATGGAGAGTTACTTTACATGGATGATACCGAAGATCCAGATTTGAGTTCTATGGTCAATCGGTACTTGCCACTCAAG ATTCGAGATGATGGTAAGCTACCACGAACCATATGCCCTGGTTGCAATATACAACTGGAGGCAACGATACAGTTCTTCGAGTTATTGGTGGATGGTCAAAGGAAAATTCGTGAGTTGTGGAAGCATCAAGTAGAACAACAACGTAAAGTCGAACGAGAGCGGCTTCGTgttgaaaaagaaacagaaggcATGGCAGAATCATCGGAGTTAGATAACGTTTCTCAATACAACGAGGAAGATCAATTTGAAcaacaaattataataaaaa TAATGCCAGATGGTTCTATGTACGCGGCCGAACATGAAATGAGTTTGCAAATGGAAGGATTGAATAAACCGAAACGAAAGAGAGGGCGTCCGCCAAAATCTCATGCAGAAAGCATGTCTATG gaTTTAGGGAGAGGAGAAGTAATGGAAGGGATtagtcaagaagaagaagataaacaagaggaagaaacagATGATTTGGACGGGGATGGTAGACGTCGGAGGAAACGTAAGGTTCCGAAAAG ATACATGGAGGCGGTTCAGGGCAAAGAATTAGAAAGAATATACAAAGAAGAAGGCGTAATTGACGAAGAGGACGACGATGAACCCGATAATTTTGAAGATTCCGAGGAACAATTGAATATTTCTGTTCCTGATAGTCAGGAAG AAATAATTGGGCATTTGGAATCCGAGGAAGGGAAGGATTTAGGAGAACTAGTGGTAGTTAATCGAGGTAGGGGTCGAGGTCGGCCAAAATTACGTCgtcgaaaaaataaatttacatgtCAATTATGTGGCCGAGGATTTCTTCAACGCAGTAGATATATCGTGCACAA gAGTTTTCACAAAGGAATAAGATACGAATGTTCAGAATGCAAAAAGTTATTTACAAATAAGGAAAATTTAGAATTGCATCAGAAAACAACGCATCACACTGGGGACAGTATGTATCAAAAGTTAGAACATATTCAAGAATCAGATTCCGAATCAAAACGTCATTATCCTGAAGAAGAACACGTATCTAACGTACTTGAACAAACTCTGCCGGAAGAACATGATACAAACAGATCATCGGAAAATTCCGATTCTCAGAAAACATTTTCATGCGAACAATGCGACAAATTATTCGAAACGAAGCAAACTTGCGATTTACATTTGAAAATGGTTCACGAAcgtgataaattatttatttgtactATTTGTAGTAAGAGTTTTACCCAACAGACAGCTTTGAAAACTCATATGGCCATACACGAG AATAAACTGGAGAAAGAATATCCTTGTGATATATGTGGAAAGATACTTAATCATCCGAGTTCTGTGGTATATCATAAGGAAGCGGAACACAATAATGGCCGACGATTTGTTTGCAACAAATGTGGGAAAAGTTTTAAACACAAGCAACTGTTACAACGTCATCAACTTGTGCATTCGGATGATCGACCGTACATCTGTAAATCTTGCAATGCCAGTTTCAAAACAAAAgcgaatttaattaatcatcaaTCCACCCATACAggcgaaaaaaaatatttttgcgaAATCTGTGGACAACAGTTTGCGCATAAAACTAGTCTCACGCTCCATTACAG GTGGCACACGGGTCATAAACCTTATACTTGTGAGGTATGTCATAAAAGTTTTTCACAAAACGGGAATTTACAAGAGCACATGCGGATACATACAGGAGAGAAACCTTATTGTTGCGATTATTGTGGAAGAAAATTTACCACCTCGTCGCAATTTAAGCTTCACGTTAAACGACATACCGGCGAACGTCCATGGAAATGTGAATTCTGTGCAAAATGTTTCTTGCATAAAGATACATGGAAATGCCATGTGCGTAGACATAAAGGAGAACGTCCGTTTCAATGTGCTCATTGTAATCGCGGTTTTACAGAACAATGGGCTTTAAAAAAACATCTTCGTCTGCATACGG GTGAAAAACCTTATTCCTGTGATGTTTGTGGGAAAACGTTTGCAGATTGTTCGAATTTAACGAAACATAAAAAG GTACACAGAGAAACAAAAGTTTCTGCGATAGGGGAAATAGAAGGATCTCCGATTGGTGAAGTTTGGCAAATTTTACCGAGTTCTCAGGAATCCGATGAACATTCTTTAACCGATCAAATGGCTCAAGTTATTACAGCGGATGATACATCTGGAGATGGTAttcaacaaattatttatgtatCGTATCAAGATCCAGATGATCCTAATCAGTCACGGACTTTACATTTCG TTGATGCTGGAATAATGAGAAATAAGGAAGAAAAAACGAATACAAATCAAGCTTTATCACATTTAAACGTTGAAAATAATGGAATACTTTCTAATTCGCCTCATGCCAATGCGAATAATAATTCAGCTGATCGAATAAATGTCGAACTGTCGGAATCAGATCTTCAGCTTCAG ATTACAGACGAGGAAGGTAATCCGATTCCTCTTTCGATACAAGATGCCCGACAGCTTTTATCTCAGAGTCAATTCGTTAATCAACTTAACGAAGGGCAAGAAATTAGAATTCATCCGGGAGCAATTACCGACGAATTAACAACGCCGTTAAGTATGCACGTTAGTCAAAATTCTGATGCAAAAGACGTGGACATTTCTAATACGATTGAACcaaaagtgaaaaatatttcaactatACAAACAGATGCAGAAGCAATTGTAAAGACATTGGAg GATGAAGATACAGATGCAAATGCTGTTGCCACGATCAATCAAATGGAGGAAACCGAGCAGTCAGGGATTACCGAAAACGAACAAGCGATTGAATTCACGACACAAGATGGTCAGAAAGTTCGTTTAGTTGCTTCTTATCATGTTGATCCGATGCACCTTGCTTCTGAGTACCTGactattgtataa
- the LOC117604279 gene encoding uncharacterized protein LOC117604279 isoform X3, with amino-acid sequence MAESSELDNVSQYNEEDQFEQQIIIKIMPDGSMYAAEHEMSLQMEGLNKPKRKRGRPPKSHAESMSMDLGRGEVMEGISQEEEDKQEEETDDLDGDGRRRRKRKVPKRYMEAVQGKELERIYKEEGVIDEEDDDEPDNFEDSEEQLNISVPDSQEEIIGHLESEEGKDLGELVVVNRGRGRGRPKLRRRKNKFTCQLCGRGFLQRSRYIVHKSFHKGIRYECSECKKLFTNKENLELHQKTTHHTGDSMYQKLEHIQESDSESKRHYPEEEHVSNVLEQTLPEEHDTNRSSENSDSQKTFSCEQCDKLFETKQTCDLHLKMVHERDKLFICTICSKSFTQQTALKTHMAIHEKNKLEKEYPCDICGKILNHPSSVVYHKEAEHNNGRRFVCNKCGKSFKHKQLLQRHQLVHSDDRPYICKSCNASFKTKANLINHQSTHTGEKKYFCEICGQQFAHKTSLTLHYRWHTGHKPYTCEVCHKSFSQNGNLQEHMRIHTGEKPYCCDYCGRKFTTSSQFKLHVKRHTGERPWKCEFCAKCFLHKDTWKCHVRRHKGERPFQCAHCNRGFTEQWALKKHLRLHTGEKPYSCDVCGKTFADCSNLTKHKKVHRETKVSAIGEIEGSPIGEVWQILPSSQESDEHSLTDQMAQVITADDTSGDGIQQIIYVSYQDPDDPNQSRTLHFVDAGIMRNKEEKTNTNQALSHLNVENNGILSNSPHANANNNSADRINVELSESDLQLQITDEEGNPIPLSIQDARQLLSQSQFVNQLNEGQEIRIHPGAITDELTTPLSMHVSQNSDAKDVDISNTIEPKVKNISTIQTDAEAIVKTLEDEDTDANAVATINQMEETEQSGITENEQAIEFTTQDGQKVRLVASYHVDPMHLASEYLTIV; translated from the exons ATGGCAGAATCATCGGAGTTAGATAACGTTTCTCAATACAACGAGGAAGATCAATTTGAAcaacaaattataataaaaa TAATGCCAGATGGTTCTATGTACGCGGCCGAACATGAAATGAGTTTGCAAATGGAAGGATTGAATAAACCGAAACGAAAGAGAGGGCGTCCGCCAAAATCTCATGCAGAAAGCATGTCTATG gaTTTAGGGAGAGGAGAAGTAATGGAAGGGATtagtcaagaagaagaagataaacaagaggaagaaacagATGATTTGGACGGGGATGGTAGACGTCGGAGGAAACGTAAGGTTCCGAAAAG ATACATGGAGGCGGTTCAGGGCAAAGAATTAGAAAGAATATACAAAGAAGAAGGCGTAATTGACGAAGAGGACGACGATGAACCCGATAATTTTGAAGATTCCGAGGAACAATTGAATATTTCTGTTCCTGATAGTCAGGAAG AAATAATTGGGCATTTGGAATCCGAGGAAGGGAAGGATTTAGGAGAACTAGTGGTAGTTAATCGAGGTAGGGGTCGAGGTCGGCCAAAATTACGTCgtcgaaaaaataaatttacatgtCAATTATGTGGCCGAGGATTTCTTCAACGCAGTAGATATATCGTGCACAA gAGTTTTCACAAAGGAATAAGATACGAATGTTCAGAATGCAAAAAGTTATTTACAAATAAGGAAAATTTAGAATTGCATCAGAAAACAACGCATCACACTGGGGACAGTATGTATCAAAAGTTAGAACATATTCAAGAATCAGATTCCGAATCAAAACGTCATTATCCTGAAGAAGAACACGTATCTAACGTACTTGAACAAACTCTGCCGGAAGAACATGATACAAACAGATCATCGGAAAATTCCGATTCTCAGAAAACATTTTCATGCGAACAATGCGACAAATTATTCGAAACGAAGCAAACTTGCGATTTACATTTGAAAATGGTTCACGAAcgtgataaattatttatttgtactATTTGTAGTAAGAGTTTTACCCAACAGACAGCTTTGAAAACTCATATGGCCATACACGAG aAGAATAAACTGGAGAAAGAATATCCTTGTGATATATGTGGAAAGATACTTAATCATCCGAGTTCTGTGGTATATCATAAGGAAGCGGAACACAATAATGGCCGACGATTTGTTTGCAACAAATGTGGGAAAAGTTTTAAACACAAGCAACTGTTACAACGTCATCAACTTGTGCATTCGGATGATCGACCGTACATCTGTAAATCTTGCAATGCCAGTTTCAAAACAAAAgcgaatttaattaatcatcaaTCCACCCATACAggcgaaaaaaaatatttttgcgaAATCTGTGGACAACAGTTTGCGCATAAAACTAGTCTCACGCTCCATTACAG GTGGCACACGGGTCATAAACCTTATACTTGTGAGGTATGTCATAAAAGTTTTTCACAAAACGGGAATTTACAAGAGCACATGCGGATACATACAGGAGAGAAACCTTATTGTTGCGATTATTGTGGAAGAAAATTTACCACCTCGTCGCAATTTAAGCTTCACGTTAAACGACATACCGGCGAACGTCCATGGAAATGTGAATTCTGTGCAAAATGTTTCTTGCATAAAGATACATGGAAATGCCATGTGCGTAGACATAAAGGAGAACGTCCGTTTCAATGTGCTCATTGTAATCGCGGTTTTACAGAACAATGGGCTTTAAAAAAACATCTTCGTCTGCATACGG GTGAAAAACCTTATTCCTGTGATGTTTGTGGGAAAACGTTTGCAGATTGTTCGAATTTAACGAAACATAAAAAG GTACACAGAGAAACAAAAGTTTCTGCGATAGGGGAAATAGAAGGATCTCCGATTGGTGAAGTTTGGCAAATTTTACCGAGTTCTCAGGAATCCGATGAACATTCTTTAACCGATCAAATGGCTCAAGTTATTACAGCGGATGATACATCTGGAGATGGTAttcaacaaattatttatgtatCGTATCAAGATCCAGATGATCCTAATCAGTCACGGACTTTACATTTCG TTGATGCTGGAATAATGAGAAATAAGGAAGAAAAAACGAATACAAATCAAGCTTTATCACATTTAAACGTTGAAAATAATGGAATACTTTCTAATTCGCCTCATGCCAATGCGAATAATAATTCAGCTGATCGAATAAATGTCGAACTGTCGGAATCAGATCTTCAGCTTCAG ATTACAGACGAGGAAGGTAATCCGATTCCTCTTTCGATACAAGATGCCCGACAGCTTTTATCTCAGAGTCAATTCGTTAATCAACTTAACGAAGGGCAAGAAATTAGAATTCATCCGGGAGCAATTACCGACGAATTAACAACGCCGTTAAGTATGCACGTTAGTCAAAATTCTGATGCAAAAGACGTGGACATTTCTAATACGATTGAACcaaaagtgaaaaatatttcaactatACAAACAGATGCAGAAGCAATTGTAAAGACATTGGAg GATGAAGATACAGATGCAAATGCTGTTGCCACGATCAATCAAATGGAGGAAACCGAGCAGTCAGGGATTACCGAAAACGAACAAGCGATTGAATTCACGACACAAGATGGTCAGAAAGTTCGTTTAGTTGCTTCTTATCATGTTGATCCGATGCACCTTGCTTCTGAGTACCTGactattgtataa
- the LOC117604280 gene encoding DNA-directed RNA polymerase III subunit RPC5 isoform X1 codes for MSSINAMENENDPVVKEIPVFLSKTLADKLFIFQYPVRPAREGYDNATFLKSSIKPENQEVLIEVAIDTQSVNYDQSKGEQIAINADGEAKSDQDEDEKAFDSNFMDKTVLQSSRALPTCSNYAVGIFQDGELHITPLKGVIQMRPQFSYLDKSDKRVRDEAKNMGEEIEEEEEASKQVTVSFARQKPDFMKKMQEQSFQHHTQKSLGERWIHTNYIPTNATQAELTRLEMFCSTTDETVNTLNLSNQQYLELLAPPMKKELKTDVSSCTTSLNYIRTLSLLDQIRTLMKDAKVLSFAQLRLILSPEQETTAVLKYLQQVAVLVQGNWIVNSELIYAKDTVSSYNGIPAELMCRARDYVLLSFTEHEYLHRKTIASVIKLHTDEIKEIFTNLAIHEPKKGWRLIIPPCKEFSERYPEIAQRQEMFWEAKRKYLREAMEVQNQIPQRQRRKSNRESIGSENEERNVGRGRKTLRDSSVSDNDSATEPVKHKKTIRSRKVSETT; via the exons atgtcTAGCATAAATgctatggaaaatgaaaatgatccaGTGGTTAAAGAG attccAGTCTTTCTCTCAAAAACACTTgctgataaattatttatttttcaatatccgGTTCGTCCGGCTCGAGAGGGCTACGATAATGCAACTTTCCTAAAAAGTTCTATAAAACCAGAAAATCAGGAAGTTCTTATAGAGGTGGCAATTGATACACAAAGCGTCAATTATGATCAAAGTAAAGGAGAACAAATTGCAATAAATGCAGATGGAGAGGCAAAGAGTGATCAAGATGAGGATGAAAAGGCATTTGATAg TAATTTTATGGATAAAACAGTCTTGCAATCTTCTCGAGCATTGCCCACCTGTTCAAATTATGCAGTTGGTATTTTTCAAGATGGTGAATTACATATAACACCTTTGAAAGGAGTCATTCAGATGCGTCCACAATTTAGCTATCTTGATAAAAGTGATAAAAGGGTTAGAGATGAAGCTAAAAATATGGGTGAAGAAattgaggaagaagaagaagcctcGAAACAAGTCACTGTATCTTTTGCTAGACAGAAACCAGACTTTATGAAAAAGATGCAAGAGCAATCATTTCAGCATCATACTCAAAAAAGTTTAGGGGAAAGATGGATTCATACCAATTATATTCCAACAAATGCCACACAGGCAGag CTTACACGTTTGGAAATGTTCTGTTCTACCACAGATGAAACTGTAAATACATTAAATCTATCAAATCAGCAATATTTAGAATTACTAGCACCACCAATGAAAAAAGAGCTAAAAACGGATGTCTCTAGTTGTACAACATCTCTTAATTATATTAGAACTTTATCTCTTCTTGATCAGATTAGGACTCTTATGAAAGATG CCAAAGTTTTGTCCTTTGCACAGTTAAGATTAATTCTATCACCGGAACAAGAAACAACAGCTgtgttaaaatatttgcaacagGTAGCAGTTTTAGTGCAGGGAAATTGGATTGTAAATAGTGAACTTATATATGCAAAAGATACCGTTTCATCGTATAACGGAATTCCTGCGGAACTTATGTGTAGAGCTAGAGATTATGTT TTATTATCATTCACCGAACACGAGTACCTACATAGAAAAACAATTGCATCGGTTATTAAATTGCATACCGATGAAATTAAGGAAATATTTACAAACTTAGCAATACACGAACCAAAAAAGGGATGGCGTTTAATAATTCCACCTTGTAAAGAATTTAGTGAAAG ATATCCGGAAATAGCTCAGAGACAAGAAATGTTTTGGGAAGCGAAACGGAAATATCTTCGCGAAGCGATGGAAGTCCAAAATCAAATTCCGCAACGTCAAAGACGGAAATCGAACAGAGAATCTATTGGGTCCGAAAACGAAGAACGAAACGTAGGACGCGGAAGGAAAACGTTAAGGGATTCTTCCGTGTCGGATAACGATAGCGCGACAGAGCCAGTGAAACATAAAAAGACTATTCGATCTCGTAAAGTATCAGAAACCACGTGA